GCGTTCGGAGCCGCCACCTGGGGGCTGTCTTCGCTGCTGTCGGGGTGGGGCCTCGGCTACGGCGTCGGGTACGGCGCCAGCTACGTGAATCCCTACTACTCCACCGTCCCCCAGACGGTGGTGGCTTCGAGCCCCTACGACTACTCGCAGCCGATCGTCGTCAACAACTACGTCACCAACGACGGCGCGACGAGCTCGAGCGACTCACAGGGAGGTAGTGGGGCGACTGCCACCGCCACCGCGCAACCCGCTGAAAACCAGGCCACGGCGCTGTTCGACGCGGCCCTGGCGAAGTTCAAGGCCGGAGACTATTCCGCCGCACTCGCCGGCTGCGACAAGGCTGTCAAGCTGTCGCCGGGCGATTCGGTGATCCACGAGGTCCGCGCCCTGGCGCTGTTCGCGCTCGGTCGCTACCCCGAGGCCGCCGCGACCCTCAACGCCGTCCTCGCCTCGGCTCCGGGCATGGACTGGACGAGCATGAGCAGCCTGTATGGCTCGGTCGACGCCTACACGGCTCATCTGCGGAAGCTCGAGGCGGCGTGCAAGGCGAGCCCGGGGGATGCCGCGGCCCACTTTGTCCTCGCCTACCACTACCTCGTCGGTGGCCACGTCGATCTGGCGCGCGAAGCGCTCGCGGTGGTCGTTGCCAAGCAGCCCGGGGATCTGGTCGCCAAGCGCATTCTCGAGGCCCTGGCGCCACCGCCGGAGGAGAAGAGCGCGGAGCAGTCGCCTGCTACGGCCGCTGAGGCGGCG
The sequence above is a segment of the Planctomycetota bacterium genome. Coding sequences within it:
- a CDS encoding tetratricopeptide repeat protein, producing MGVGGLGGWGLGGLGYGGGYGYGGYGYGYGGYGGGWGNAWNTGYVNPSYGWYNGCWSGNWGNGYYGGWGAPLAFGAATWGLSSLLSGWGLGYGVGYGASYVNPYYSTVPQTVVASSPYDYSQPIVVNNYVTNDGATSSSDSQGGSGATATATAQPAENQATALFDAALAKFKAGDYSAALAGCDKAVKLSPGDSVIHEVRALALFALGRYPEAAATLNAVLASAPGMDWTSMSSLYGSVDAYTAHLRKLEAACKASPGDAAAHFVLAYHYLVGGHVDLAREALAVVVAKQPGDLVAKRILEALAPPPEEKSAEQSPATAAEAAAKPAAEATETAAAPGPETDLVGVWKADAGKDSVVLTVREDSTFTWKATPAGKAAVELSGTIETAADAIALVTDGQGTMAGKVTSKGADAFDFLVVGAPADAKPLEFKRQAAAQ